A DNA window from Carassius auratus strain Wakin unplaced genomic scaffold, ASM336829v1 scaf_tig00020309, whole genome shotgun sequence contains the following coding sequences:
- the LOC113076392 gene encoding zinc finger protein 239-like — translation MRDQEASTLRIKHTEDTEQTELIEENQESEELSEVEEKNHVKTREKPLSCSQTKQKDLKKRRAKKSFTCTLCSKSFTRKYNLDIHMRLHTGKRPYTCDQCGKSFSRKEYLALHMNIHTGEKPYTCDQCGKSFTQSSNLKRHMNSHTREKLYSCDQCGQTFLWAPNLKQHLRVHTQEKPYSCDLCGKSFTLLQSLKQHQKLHTGVKEYMCFECEKTFISAAYLKQHEITHTGEKPYKCSHCDKRFNQSGHLKRHERIHTGEKPYHCTACGKCFSRLFSLHSHTKTIHSK, via the exons atgagagatCAAGAAGCCTCAACCCTcagaatcaaacacactgaagatactgaacaaacag agCTGATTGAAGAGAACCAGGAGAGTGAAGAATTGagtgaagttgaggagaaaaatcatgtcaaaaccagagaaaagcctttgagttgctctcaaaccaaacagaaagatttaaagaaaagaagagccaagaaatctttcacctgcactctgTGTTCAAAGAGTTTCACACGCAAATATAATCTTGATATTCACATGAGACTTCATACTGGAAAGAGaccatacacatgtgatcagtgcgggaagagtttctctCGAAAAGAATACCTTGCATtgcacatgaacatccacactggagagaaaccgtacacgtgtgatcaatgtgggaagagtttcacacaatcatcaaacCTTAAGAGACACATGAACAGCCACACAAGAGAGAAACTGTactcatgtgatcagtgcgggcaAACATTTTTGTGGGCTCCAAACCTGAAGCAGCACCTGAGAGTTCATACACAGGAGAAGCCATATTCGTGtgatttgtgtggaaagagttttacattgctacaaagtttgaaacaacatcagAAACTTCATACTGGTGTGAaagagtacatgtgctttgagtgtgaaaagacttttatttCAGCGGCCTATTTAAAACAGCATGAGATtactcacactggagagaaaccttacaagtgttcacactgtgacaagagattcaatcagtCAGGACacctgaaaagacatgagaggatccacactggagagaaaccgtatcactgcactgcaTGTGGGAAGTGTTTCAGTCGTTTATTTTCTCTACACAGTCATACAAAAACCATTCACAGTAagtag